A genomic window from Cricetulus griseus strain 17A/GY chromosome 4, alternate assembly CriGri-PICRH-1.0, whole genome shotgun sequence includes:
- the Mmp12 gene encoding macrophage metalloelastase, which produces MKFLMLLVVLQVSACGAIPINETEFAERYLTKFYDLKEDRIQKTKWKAKRNLLEEKIQEMQQFFGLKATGQLDSQTLMIMHTPRCGVPDVENLRELPGMQKWTKHHLTYRIYNYTPDMKREDVDRAFQKAFRVWSDVTPLRFRKIYTGQADIMILFASGAHGDFSAFDGRGGTIAHAFYPGPGIQGDAHFDEAETWSKGSRGTNLFLVAVHELGHSLGLRHSNNPNSVMYPSYSYVNPNTFRLPADDIQSIQSLYGSPVKNPPLRNPVIPSAATICQQSLSFDAVTTVGDKILFFKDRFVWWMLPGSPATVTSISSMWPTIPSGIQAAYEIKGRNQLFLFKDDKYWLINNLVAQPHYPRNISSLGFPAFVKNIDAAIFDPSHHKVYFFSDRRYWRYDVRKQSMDPTYPKLISLHFSGIKPKIDAGFSFKGHYYFFQGANQLEYDPLSNRVTKRLKSTSWFVCLK; this is translated from the exons ATGAAGTTCCTCATGCTCCTCGTGGTCTTGCAGGTGTCTGCCTGTGGGGCCATTCCTATAAATGAAACCGAATTTGCTGAA AGGTACTTGACAAAATTTTATGACCTTAAAGAGGACagaattcaaaaaacaaaatggaaagccAAGAGAAACCTCCTTGAAGAAAAAATCCAGGAAATGCAGCAGTTCTTTGGGCTCAAAGCAACTGGGCAACTGGACAGCCAGACTCTGATGATAATGCACACACCTCGATGTGGAGTTCCTGATGTGGAGAATCTCAGAGAATTGCCGGGGATGCAAAAATGGACGAAGCATCACCTCACCTACAG GATCTATAATTACACCCCTGACATGAAGCGTGAGGACGTTGACAGGGCATTTCAGAAAGCTTTTCGAGTCTGGAGTGATGTGACCCCGTTGAGATTCAGGAAGATTTATACAGGCCAGGCGGACATTATGATACTGTTTGCATCTGGAG ctcATGGAGACTTCAGTGCTTTTGATGGCAGAGGTGGCACAATAGCACATGCTTTTTACCCTGGACCCGGTATCCAAGGAGACGCACATTTTGATGAGGCAGAGACCTGGAGTAAAGGTTCTCGAG GCACAAACCTGTTCCTCGTTGCTGTTCATGAACTTGGCCATTCCTTGGGGCTGCGGCATTCCAACAATCCAAACTCAGTAATGTACCCTAGCTATAGTTATGTTAACCCCAACACATTCCGCCTTCCTGCTGATGACATACAAAGTATTCAGTCTCTCTATG GATCCCCAGTGAAAAACCCACCCTTGAGAAATCCTGTCATTCCATCAGCAGCAACTATCTGTCAGCAAAGCTTGAGCTTTGATGCCGTCACAACAGTGGGAGACAAAAtccttttctttaaagacag GTTCGTCTGGTGGATGTTGCCTGGGAGTCCAGCCACCGTCACTTCAATTTCTTCCATGTGGCCAACCATCCCATCTGGTATTCAAGCTGCTTATGAAATCAAAGGCAGAAATcaactctttctttttaaag ATGACAAGTACTGGTTAATAAACAACTTAGTAGCACAGCCACACTATCCCAGAAACATATCCTCTCTGGGCTTCCCTGCGTTTGTGAAAAACATTGATGCAGCCATCTTTGACCCATCTCATCATAAGGTCTACTTCTTCTCGGATAGACGATATTGGAG ATACGATGTGAGGAAGCAGTCCATGGACCCTACTTATCCCAAACTTATTTCCTTGCACTTCTCAGGAATTAAGCCTAAAATTGATGCAGGCTTCTCTTTCAAAG gACACTACTACTTCTTCCAAGGAGCCAATCAATTGGAATATGACCCCCTGTCGAATCGTGTCACCAAAAGGCTCAAAAGTACgagctggtttgtttgtttgaaatga